One part of the Solanum dulcamara chromosome 8, daSolDulc1.2, whole genome shotgun sequence genome encodes these proteins:
- the LOC129901663 gene encoding protein RETICULATA-RELATED 5, chloroplastic has product MKAQSVRCIPPATLLRRKYLFRRRLNFPRSFVPEHCHVSFSVHCSQTPTDNSDELILKQNSSATRRNVLLMPLLTIGVCALRSTVARADDKPPENTPQPQVTTVEAPPPDPVVKAEEVISSRIYDATVIGEPLALGKDKKKIWEKLMNARVVYLGEAEQVPTQDDKELELEIVKNLRKRCADAERSISLALEAFPSNLQEQLNQYLARRIDGESLKSYVAHWPTQYWHEYEPLLTYCRDNGVRLVACGLPLEVLRTVQAEGIRGLSKPDRKKYSPPAGSGFISGFTSMSHRSSIDVNMLNQPTPFGPSSYLSAQARVVEEYNMSQIVLKAVKDDGAAGMIIVITGATHVMYGSRGTGVPARISRKIQKKNQIVILLDPERQWLRREGEVPVADFLWYSAARPCSRNCFDRAEIARVMNAAGRRRDALPQDLQNGLDLGLVSPEVLQNFFDLEQYPFISELTDRFQGFRERLLADPKFLHRLAIEESISITTTLLAQYEKRKENFLEELDYVITDTLRGIVVDFFTVWLPAPTISFLSVADDVDAPESIGALKGLLGSIPDNAFQKNLVGKDWNVSHRVASVLVGGLKLAGVGFISSIGAVASSNILFAMRKALNPTLTTIQKNKRSPILKTAIVYSSFLGTSANLRYQVIAGLIEHRIADQFSDQTLLVNMLSFVVRTINSYWGTQQWIDLARVTGLQARKSEQVSDLALDSANPTAVGCNTPEDTNTDEINSQ; this is encoded by the exons ATGAAGGCCCAGTCTGTTCGTTGTATTCCACCGGCAACTCTACTCCGGAGAAAGTATTTATTCAGAAGAAGACTCAACTTCCCCCGCTCCTTCGTTCCCGAGCATTGCCACGTCAGCTTCTCAGTCCATTGTTCTCAGACGCCCACCGATAACTCCGACGAGCTAATTCTGAAGCAAAACTCCTCAGCTACAAGGCGTAATGTACTCCTCATGCCTCTTCTGACCATCGGAGTTTGTGCTCTCCGTTCCACAGTTGCCAGAGCGGACGACAAACCGCCTGAGAATACTCCGCAACCTCAGGTGACTACAGTGGAGGCTCCTCCGCCTGATCCGGTGGTTAAGGCGGAGGAAGTGATAAGTTCGAGGATTTATGATGCGACGGTAATTGGAGAGCCTTTGGCTTTGGGGAAGGACAAGAAGAAGATCTGGGAGAAGCTCATGAATGCTCGGGTCGTGTATTTAGGCGAAGCCGAGCAAGTTCCAACTCAAGATGATAAAGAATTGGAGCTGGAGATTGTGAAGAATTTGAGGAAGAGATGCGCCGATGCAGAGCGGTCGATTTCGTTGGCTCTAGAAGCATTTCCATCTAATTTacaagaacaactcaatcaataCTTGGCTAGAAG GATTGATGGAGAGAGTTTGAAATCTTATGTTGCACATTGGCCAACTCAATATTGGCATGAGTATGAGCCCTTATTGACTTATTGTCGTGACAATGGGGTTCGACTAGTCGCATGTGGTTTGCCTCTAGAG GTCCTACGAACAGTTCAAGCAGAAGGTATTCGGGGGCTTTCAAAACCTGATCGTAAGAAATATTCTCCTCCAGCTGGTTCAGGTTTCATCTCAGGCTTTACGTCTATGTCACACAGATCATCCATTGATGTAAATATGCTGAACCAGCCTACTCCCTTTGGACCAAGCTCATATCTCTCTGCACAAGCAAGAGTTGTTGAGGAGTACAACATGTCCCAGATAGTTTTAAAAGCAGTGAAGGATGATGGGGCTGCTGGTATGATTATAGTTATCACAGGTGCTACTCATGTCATGTATGGATCAAGAGGGACCGGGGTGCCTGCTAGAATTTCAAGGAAgatacaaaagaaaaatcaaattgtCATACTACTTGACCCTGAAAGACAATGGCTAAGGAGGGAGGGAGAAGTTCCTGTTGCTGATTTCCTGTGGTATTCTGCAGCTAGACCTTGTAGCAGAAATTGTTTTGATCGTGCAGAAATTGCCCGTGTGATGAATGCAGCTGGCAGGAGACGAGATGCCTTACCACAG GACCTTCAAAATGGACTAGATCTTGGTTTGGTATCCCCCGAAGTGCTGCAGAACTTTTTTGATCTAGAGCAATATCCTTTCATTTCAGAGTTAACAGACCGCTTTCAG GGTTTTAGAGAGAGATTGTTGGCTGATCCTAAATTTCTACATCGATTAGCTATTGAAGAATCTATATCAATAACAACTACTCTGTTGGCACAGTATGAGAAACGTAAAGAGAACTTTTTGGAAGAGCTTGATTATGTTATTACAGACACTCTTAGGGGTATAGTTGTGGATTTTTTCACAGTGTGGCTTCCTGCTCCAACGATTTCTTTCTTGTCAGTTGCTGATGATGTTGATGCGCCCGAGAGCATCGGAGCATTGAAAGGTCTCCTGGGTTCCATCCCAGATAATGCTTTTCAGAAAAATCTTGTTGGGAAGGACTGGAATGTGAGTCACAGAGTTGCCTCTGTGCTTGTTGGTGGCCTTAAATTGGCCGGTGTAGGATTTATTTCTAGCATCGGGGCAGTGGCTTCATCAAATATCTTGTTTGCAATGCGCAAAGCATTAAACCCGACCTTAACTACTATCCAGAAGAACAAGCGATCTCCAATATTGAAAACGGCGATTGTGTATTCATCATTTCTTGGTACATCTGCAAATCTGCGTTATCAG GTTATTGCAGGATTGATAGAGCACCGGATTGCAGATCAATTTTCTGACCAAAcattacttgtaaatatgctatCTTTTGTTGTTCGAACGATCAACTCCTATTGGGGAACCCAG CAATGGATCGACCTTGCGCGGGTTACAGGATTGCAGGCTCGGAAGAGCGAGCAAGTTTCTGATCTTGCTCTAGATTCGGCAAATCCTACTGCAGTTGGTTGCAATACTCCAGAAGATACCAATACTGATGAAATCAACAGTCAATAG
- the LOC129901664 gene encoding arogenate dehydrogenase 1, chloroplastic-like isoform X2 gives MSSSSSQRKTLQIGIIGFGPFAQFLAKTMMKQGNFIRVTSRSDYSELCTNLGILFFRDMGAFLESDNEVIMISTSILSLSRVVESIPFHCLKRPTLFVDVLPEECDLLCTHPMFGPESGKDGWTDLTFMYDMVRIRDQPLSSSFLHIFSSEGCRMLEMTCEEHDRLAAQSQFLTHTIGRILSEMEVEPTPIDTKGFQKLVQVKESSVKDSFDLFSGLFIHNRFARQQMKNLQVALEKTKEKLQERSKELQDPIISKF, from the exons ATGtcgtcttcttcttctcaaCGAAAAACTTTACAAATCGGCATAATTGGATTTGGCCCTTTCGCGCAGTTTTTGGCCAAAACCATGATGAAACAAGGCAATTTTATCAGGGTAACTTCAAGATCAGATTATTCAGAGCTGTGCACAAATTTGGGCATCCTGTTCTTCAG GGATATGGGTGCATTTCTTGAATCGGACAATGAGGTGATAATGATAAGCACGTCCATCCTGTCTCTATCACGAGTTGTGGAGTCCATACCATTCCATTGTCTCAAGCGGCCTACACTTTTCGTTGAT GTACTGCCGGAGGAGTGTGACTTGCTGTGTACACACCCAATGTTTGGACCAGAAAGTGGTAAGGATGGATGGACAGACTTGACTTTTATGTACGACATGGTTCGAATTAGAGATCAACCCCTGTCTTCTAGCTTTCTCCACATTTTCTCAAGTGAG GGTTGCAGAATGCTGGAAATGACTTGTGAAGAGCATGATAGATTGGCTGCTCAAAGTCAATTTCTAACTCACACAATCGGCAG GATCTTGTCGGAAATGGAGGTTGAACCCACGCCTATAGATACAAAGGGATTTCAGAAACTTGTTCAAGTG AAGGAGAGCTCAGTTAAAGATAGTTTTGATCTGTTCAGCGGGCTATTCATCCACAATAGGTTTGCCAGGCAACAG ATGAAAAATTTACAAGTAGCATTGGAGAAAACTAAAGAGAAACTTCAAGAGAGATCAAAGGAGCTGCAGGATCCTATCATATCGAAGTTCTAA
- the LOC129901664 gene encoding arogenate dehydrogenase 1, chloroplastic-like isoform X1, with the protein MSSSSSQRKTLQIGIIGFGPFAQFLAKTMMKQGNFIRVTSRSDYSELCTNLGILFFRDMGAFLESDNEVIMISTSILSLSRVVESIPFHCLKRPTLFVDVLSVKEHPKDVLLGVLPEECDLLCTHPMFGPESGKDGWTDLTFMYDMVRIRDQPLSSSFLHIFSSEGCRMLEMTCEEHDRLAAQSQFLTHTIGRILSEMEVEPTPIDTKGFQKLVQVKESSVKDSFDLFSGLFIHNRFARQQMKNLQVALEKTKEKLQERSKELQDPIISKF; encoded by the exons ATGtcgtcttcttcttctcaaCGAAAAACTTTACAAATCGGCATAATTGGATTTGGCCCTTTCGCGCAGTTTTTGGCCAAAACCATGATGAAACAAGGCAATTTTATCAGGGTAACTTCAAGATCAGATTATTCAGAGCTGTGCACAAATTTGGGCATCCTGTTCTTCAG GGATATGGGTGCATTTCTTGAATCGGACAATGAGGTGATAATGATAAGCACGTCCATCCTGTCTCTATCACGAGTTGTGGAGTCCATACCATTCCATTGTCTCAAGCGGCCTACACTTTTCGTTGATGTGCTCTCTGTTAAAGAACACCCCAAAGATGTCCTTTTGGGA GTACTGCCGGAGGAGTGTGACTTGCTGTGTACACACCCAATGTTTGGACCAGAAAGTGGTAAGGATGGATGGACAGACTTGACTTTTATGTACGACATGGTTCGAATTAGAGATCAACCCCTGTCTTCTAGCTTTCTCCACATTTTCTCAAGTGAG GGTTGCAGAATGCTGGAAATGACTTGTGAAGAGCATGATAGATTGGCTGCTCAAAGTCAATTTCTAACTCACACAATCGGCAG GATCTTGTCGGAAATGGAGGTTGAACCCACGCCTATAGATACAAAGGGATTTCAGAAACTTGTTCAAGTG AAGGAGAGCTCAGTTAAAGATAGTTTTGATCTGTTCAGCGGGCTATTCATCCACAATAGGTTTGCCAGGCAACAG ATGAAAAATTTACAAGTAGCATTGGAGAAAACTAAAGAGAAACTTCAAGAGAGATCAAAGGAGCTGCAGGATCCTATCATATCGAAGTTCTAA